Genomic DNA from Rhodospirillales bacterium:
CGCCATCCGCCAGCGCGGTGCTGAGGCCGTTACAGGCGAAGGCGGCGGCGAGGTTCGTTGCGATGGTGGTCTTTCCGGCCCCGCCTTTCATGTTGGCGACGAGGACCGAGATCATGGTCTAGGACTCGACCACGGACGGGTCCGCCCGCTTGGTCCAGAACCGCTTGCTCTTTCGGAACGAAGACCAATCGCGCCGGGTGTCGGGTTCCAGGATCGTGACGCCGCGGGCGTACCAGCCCTGCACCTGCCCAGCCGCCAACGCGAGGTCCACCTTGTGCCCGTCGCTGCTCGCGGCGATGAGTTCGCGGAGCAGGCGGTCTGCGACGGCGACATCGTTGAGATGGCCGAGATCGTCCTGCAGCCTCTTGAGACGCGCCAAGTAGGTCTGGGTGCGCTTGCCCGGGAACAGGGACTGGAAGAACTCAGTCGCGTACCGCAACTTCTTGAGAGCGATGCGCACCCGATGGCGCTGTTCGCTGGTGAGCGTGTCGAACCCTTTGCCGCGCTTGAGAGCCTTCTTGTGGCGCTTGGCGAGCGTGGTTTGCGCATACACTGTCACCGGCGCATCGAGGCTGCCGTGCGCGTCGTTTGCCGGCCCGTCGTCCCCCGATCCGTCGTCCCCCGATCCGTCGTCCCCCGACCCGTCGTCCCCCGACCCGTCGTTCTTCGGCCCGTCGTTCTTCGGCCCGTCGCTCTCCACTTCGTGGGGCGCGGCCTGCTCCGTCAACCACACCCGGAGCCGGGCCATGAACGCGCCATACCGCTCGGAGCGCAGCATCGCGCCGACGCCGTCATAGCCACGCGCTCGCTGGGCCTCCGCCGCATCGCGGAGCGGCGTAAACATGGCTTCCCCGCGAGCCGCCGACACAGGTGGCACCATTTCACCGAGAAACACATCCCAGTCACGCGCCGCATTCAGTTCCTGCACGGCCCAGCGCGCATCCTCCTTGATCGAAGCCGGCTGTTCCGGCGGCAGCAACGGAGCGAACAGGGTGAGCGCCGATCGGAAGCGGCGGAGGCCGACCCGCAACTGATGAACACCTTCAGGATCGCCGCCGTCCATCGCGGCAGCCTCGTTCGCCGTCCAGTGCTCCATGCAGGTCGTGAAGATCCGCGTCATGGCGGTTCTGGTTGCCATGTCCGGCTCGAGCATCAAGACGGCGGCTTTTACAACCGTCGGCGCAGGGCCGACTTCAGAGGCCGCTTCCGCCGGCCTTCGGACCTTCGTCACTGCTTCTGCTCTCATCACACGTCTGCGGCTTAAACTTCAATGTCGGGTTCGGCTGAACGAACGACGGCCCGGTTCCTATTCCATCGCGTCGTCGCCGCCGTATATCTGGCGCCGACAGGTGTCGTCGGAGTACCACTGAGTGCACTTCCGCCACGCGGTCAGGAAATACTCGTCGTTGGCGTCCGGACCGAGGCTGCGTATTTCACGCACCGTCGGTGGCGCGTCCAGATCAGGCGGTTGCGCCTGACCGCCGCAACCGCCCAGCAGAGCTGCGATCAACAGTGCCACGATTGAAACGGATCTACCTGCGCGTGTCATCATCGTCTCGCCCACAAGCCCTGGGCGGACACGACCTACCGCCCACCAAGCGAACTTAGCGCACGGACACGATCAAGGCCATAGTGTTTGAATCGGCCATTCCGCAGAGGTGTTGCGACCTCGGATGCTGTCGAACGATCCGAGGACAGTCAGCGAGCCGGCCCCGGGTGAAATCCGGAGGCCATGGCGATGGTGTTCGCCCGGTTCTCGCACTGGCGAGCGTAGGCACTGCATTCATGGGCACGGCGCCGTGCCGCGCGGACGCTTGCCAGATGATCCCGATATTCGGCGGGTTCGGCAGACCGTGCCGCTTCCACAAGCGACCGCGCCGCACAGAGGTGCTGCTCGGCAAGGCGCCGCGATTGCACCGCGCCGCGGATCAGGGTCGAAAGCTGGTCCTGGAACGTCCAGGTGTCGAACAGGGCTTCCAGCGCGTCCTGGTCATGGGGACTGACCGTATCAGGGCGCAAATCGGACAGGCTCGCCAAGCTTGAGCCGCCCGAGCGAGCGGTCGTAGCCTCCATGTGACGTTGCGCCAGCATCATCGTTCCGTTCCCTTGAAGAGCATCTGCCCGGCCTCAAAAACTGTGGAAAGCATAGGTGCGTTTGACCCGCCGTCGCTACCTGCCCGATCTGGTAGGCGCTGAGCGCCTCCCAGTGACTGATGACGCCGCTCGGCGTCGGACCGTCACAACTCCCAGAGGCAAGCAAACGCCTTGGGCAAAAGCAAGCCCCCGGAATCCCTGCTTGACCCCCCCAAGCGGGGCAGTGTATCCGATGTCTAAGGGTGTGTTTCGGTTGTTGCACGGGCTGGCAGTGGGGCTCGTGTCGGGTCGGGGTCGCCGGATGTCGGTGACGCTCGACGTACCGTGCGGTTCGGGCGGAGCGTGGCCGATGGCCGCTCTGGGCGGGCCGACGACACTGCGGCCGCCGAACCATGCGCCCGCGTTCGTCGCCATGACCGGCAGCCCAACTTGCGGCGGAAGGGCCATGCGCGCAGTCGTCAAACGCGAATTGTGGGGTAGGCGCTCAGTGTGATGCGCGTCTCCGATTTCATCGAGCGATCAAACGAGGCGGAAACACCGGAGCAGGTGTTCGAGCTGTTTCAGACAGCGTTGGAAGACCGCGGCTACACCCATGTCGTCTTCGCTCCCGCCACCGCCCCGGCGCAGCACGCGCTCGCACAGGGCGATACCGGTCCCAGCTTCACCCGCAAGGCGAATACCCTGCAGTGGTTCGAGCACTACATGGTCAACCACTACATGGACATCGATCCGGTGCTGCTCCTGGCGCCGACCCGGCGCGCGCCGTTCCTCTGGCGCGACGTGGAGATCCATCAGCATCTGTCGGCGCGCCAGCGGCAAATGATGCGAGAGAGCCGCGACGCAGGCCTGAGGAGCGGGCTCAGCATTCCCATCCACGGACCTCAGGGCGAGAGCTACGTGGTCAGCTTGGCGTCCGATGTGGACGGGATTGATCCGGCGCCCCATTTGCGGACGCTGCAGGTGCTGGCGGTGCAGTTCGAGCTCGCTACGTCGCAGGTTCGGACTGCCGCCGAGCCATTGCCGCCGGCGTTCCACCTGACGGAGAGGGAGCGGGAGTGCCTCACCTGGACCGCTCGTGGCAAGAGCGCCTGGGCCATCAGCCGCATTCTCAGCGTCTCGGAGCACACCATCAATTTCCACTTGAAGAGCGCCATGAAGAAACTGGGCACCGCCAACCGCGTCGCAGCGGTGGTGCTCTCCATTCGCAACGGCTTGATCATGCCATAGCCGGACACCCACGTGACGGTCACTGCGAGGGGGAGGCGACCAAGCAAAAAAATGCACCGGTTTCGGGAGTTCAAGCATGTCCTCCGAAATCGCTCGCGATGCCGATCGTTCAACATTGGGTATGGTGGGAGACGAGCAGTGATCCACGATCGACGTTTCGCATCATACCGGACGTGCGTGGTTCTCGCCGGCGCACTGGGATTGGCGGTGTCCGTTGCCAGCGGCGCCGCCTTGGCGGGGGCGTTCTTCATACCGCAGCAGAGCATCAGCGGTCTCGGCCGCGCCTTCGCCGGCGGCGCGGCGGCGGCGACAGACGCCAGCACGGCATTCTCCAACCCGGCAGGCATGACCGAACTGACGCGGGCGGAGGCAACCACCGGCGCCAGCCTGTTCAATTCCCGCCTCAGCTTCAGCAACGCCGGCTCGACCGCTGCAACGGTCGGCACCGGCGGCGCGCCGGTGGCCTATGGCGGCGGGGACGGCGGAAATCCGTTCGCTCCGCAGGTGGTCCCAAACATCTATCTCGCCCATCCGCTGATGGACCGCAGGCTGTGGCTCGGGCTCGGGATCACCGCGCCGTATGGCCTCGCGCTAAAGTACGACCGGGACTGGTTCGGCCGCTACGACTCGGTCAAGTCCAAGCTCACGGTGGTGAACATCGGCCCGAGCGTCGCCTACGCCCTCGACGACCTGGTCTCCGTCGGCGCCGGCATCGATATCCAGTACGCGCACGCCGTGCTCAGCAACGCCGTTCCGGACGTGTTGCGGGTCGGCGGGCCGAGCGCCGGCTCCGACGGCTACAGCGAACTGGACGGCAGCGACTGGAGCGCCGGCTTCAACGCCGGCGTGCTGATCAAGCCGCTGCCGTCGACTCGCATCGGCGCGCATTTTCGATCCGGCATCAGTCACCGGCTTGACGGCACCAGCACCATCTCCGGCCTCGGCGGCCCGCTGGCTGCAGCCAATGGTCGGCGCATCGGCGAAACCGATCTCGATCTGCCGGACATCGTCTCTCTCGCCGTCGCCCACAAGGTGCATCCCGGGCTGACCTTGCTGGCGGAGGCGCAGTGGTTCAACTGGAGCCGTTTCGAGGAAATTCGCGTGAAGTTCGACGACGGCTCCCCGGACCAGGTGATCCCCCAGAACTACGACGACAGCATCGCCGTTTCCGTCGGCTTCGACTATGCGCTTGACGACGATCTGTCGCTGCGCGGCGGGTTCCGCTATGACCAGACGCCCACCGTCGATGCCTTCCGCCAGACCAGCGTGCCGGACGCCGACAGCTACGCCGTCGCCGTCGGCGCGTCCTATGCCCCGTGGGATCAAGTGGTCGTGGACCTCGCGTACTACTACGCCTGGTGGGACGATATCGACATCGACGTCAACCGTCAGTTCGCTTTCGCGCCGGGGGTCGCCGGCGCCGTCAACGTCACGGGCGCCGGCGACTCCCGTTCCCACATCGTCGGCGTCAATCTCCGCTACCGGTTCTGACCGAAGCGCTTAAGGGGTGCTCAAACGTCCGTCGGGATCTCCATCTCGCCGCGGCTGATCAGGACGGAAGCGCCCCCAACCCGGACGGCGACGGTGTCGCCGTTTCGAACGTCCGCTTCCACCTCCAGAATGCTCGGCCGGCCCATCTCGAACCCCTGCTCGACGATCCAGCGCAGCGTGCGATCGCTGCGGTCGGCGCGGCTGCCCAAGTAGCCGGCGAGTGCCGCCGCCGCCGCGCCGGTCGCCGGATCTTCGGCGATACCCATATCAGGCGCGAACATGCGGGCGTGGATGTCCGATGCCTCCCGCTCCGTCTCCCGACAGAACATGAATGCCGCCGGCGCCGCGGACGCCGCCAGCACCGACTCCCAGACGTCGCGCCTCAGCCGCGCCCGGCGGAGCGGGTCAAGACCTGCAAGCGCCACGAAGGTGAACGGCACGCCGCACGACCACACTTCCGGCGGCTCCGCGGCGAAATCGGACGGCTCCAGCGACAGCATCGCGGCCAACTCGGACGCGGCCGGCGGCTGCGGGCCGCGATCCGGCAGTCGCGCCACCGAAAGCTGCGCGAACACCGGCCGGTCATCGACGGCCACGATGCGCACCGGCACCGGACCGACGCCTTCTTCGAATACGATGTCGGTCTGGTTTCCCTGGAGCGCGACCTCGCCGATGGCCGCCAGCACATAGGCCGCGCCGAGGGTCGGATGCCCGGCGAACGGCAACTCCGCTGCCGGCGTGAAGATGCGGAGTTGCCGGGTGTGCTCGGGGCGATCCGGCGGCAGGACGAACACCGTCTCGGACAGGTTGAACTCGCGGGCGACGAGCTGCATCTGCCGTTCCGTCAATCCGCGCCCGTTCGGAAACACGGCCACGGGGTTGCCTCCGAAAGGGCGATCCGTGAACACGTCGGCAGTGACGAAGGGAAAGGTGGGCATCGGCGTTCAGTCCTGGGAGAGGTATCGGCGCAGCACGTCATTGACGAGCTGCGGGTTTGCCTTGCCGCCGGTCGCCTTCATGACGCGGCCGACGAACCAGCCGATGACCTTGGCGTTGCCGGCCCGGTATTGCGCCACCTGCCCGGGATTGTCGGCGACGAGAGCGGCGATGGCCGCTTCGATCTCGCCGCTGTCGCTGATCTGGCGGAGGTTCCGCTGCTCCACGATCATCGCCGGGTCGCCGCCGTCCGTGGCCATGATCTCGAACACGTCCTTGGCGATCCGTCCGGAAATGGTGCCGTCGTCGATCAGGTCGATCAGCCTGCCGAGCGCCTCGGCCGATACCGGGGAGTCATTGATGCCGAGCCCTTCTCGGTTCAAGAGCGCGAACAGGGCGCCGACCACCCAGTTGGCGGCGGTCTTGGGGTCGCGCCCCTGTGCGACCGCTTCGAAATAGGCCGCCGTCTCGCGATCGGCGACCAGCACCGCCGCATCCGCCGCCGACAGGCCGTGCTCGCGGATGAACCGAGCCTTCTTGGCGTCGGGGAGTTCCGGCAGCGTCGCGCGGAGGCGCTCCACCTGCTCCTCCGTCAGCTGAAGCGGCAGCAGGTCGGGATCCGGGAAGTAGCGGTAGTCGTGGGCGAACTCCTTGGCGCGCATCGGACGAGTCTCGCCCTTGTTCGGATCGTAGAGCCGCGTTTCCTGGATGACCGTCCCGCCCGACTCGTAGGCGGCGACCTGGCGCTCGGCCTCGTGTTCGATCGCCTGCATGATGAAGCGGACGGAATTGACGTTCTTGATCTCGGCGCGGGTGCGGAGCGCGTTGTCGCCGACCGGCCGCACGCTGACGTTGATGTCGCAGCGGAGCGAGCCCTGTTCCATGTTGCCGTCGCAGGTGCCGAGGGTGCGCATGATCGAGCGAAGCTTGCGGACGTACGCTCCCGCCTCTTCCGGGCTGCGGATGTCGGGCCTCGAGACGATTTCCATCAGAGTGACGCCGGCCCGGTTGAGGTCCACCAGGGTGCGGCGGGCGTCCTGATCATGCAGCGACTTGCCGGCGTCCTGCTCCATGTGCAGGCGCTCAATGCCGACTTCGCGCGTCGAGCCGTCGGCCATGTCGAGCACCACGACCCCTTCGCCGACAATTGGGTGCTGGTATTGGGAGATCTGATAGCCGGCCGGCAGGTCGGGGTAGAAATAGTTCTTGCGCTCGAACACCGAGGTCAGGTTGATGCGGGCATTGAGGCCGAGGCCGGTGCGCACCGCCTGCTCGACGCAGTGCCCGTTGACCACCGGCAGCATGCCCGGCATCGCCGCGTCGATCAGCGACACCTGGCTGTTGGGCGGAGCGCCGAACGCCGTCGCGGCTCCCGAGAATAGCTTCGCCTCGGAAACGACCTGGGCGTGGATCTCGAGCCCGACCACCACCTCCCAATCGCCCGTCTCGCCGTGAATCACGTAATTCAATGGGGTGAGCCTTTCATCGCTATCACAGCCTGGAGCTCATGCGTCGACGAGGCTCGGCATGAGGTGCTTTCCGCATCGTAAATAGCATCTCGCCCTGAGCCTGTCGAAGGGTCAGCCAAGGGGGAGATTCACGGGTTTCGGATGCGTACCGCCGGGTTTGCTGTCATGATCGGCGGCGGGCGTCGACACTCGGGGAGCATCGCGTGCCTGAAACAGCGTCTCTACTGGACAACGAAGCCGCGGCAGAAGCGCCGGTTCTGCAGGCCGACGCTCTCGCCCGCTATTACGCGGTCGGCCGCGGCGTGTTCAGGAAAGACGCGACGCTGAAGGCGCTCGACGGCGTCAGCTTCGCGGTGGCGCCCGGCAGGTCGCTCGCCGTGGTGGGCGAGTCCGGGTGCGGCAAATCGACGCTGGCGCGGCTGATCACCCTGATCGAGCCGCCGACCTCCGGATCGATGGTTCTTGATGGGACGCCCGTTCCCGCAAAGAACCGTGCCGATCGGCTTCGGCTCCGGCAGAGCGTGCAGATGGTGTTCCAGGACCCCTACGGGTCCCTCAACCCCCGCAAGACGGTGGGCGCCATCCTCGAAGAGCCAATGGTGATCAACACCGGCAAGTCCGCGCGCGAGCGAGCCGAGACAGCGCGCAACATGATGGCGCGGGTGGGCCTCCGGCCGGAGCACTATGGGCGCTATCCGCACATGTTCTCGGGCGGCCAGCGCCAGCGCATCGCCATCGCCCGCGCCCTGATGTTGAACCCCAAGGTCGTGGTCGCCGACGAGCCGGTGTCGGCGCTCGATATTTCGGTGCAGGCGCAGGTGCTCAATCTCATGATGGACCTGCAGGAAGAGTTCGACCTCGCCTACGTGTTCATCTCCCACGATCTCTCGGTGGTGCGTCACATCGCCGACGAGGTTCTGGTGATGTATCTCGGGCGGCCGGCGGAGCAGGGCCCGAACGCCGAAATCTTCGGCCGCCCGCTCCACCCCTACACGCGGGCGCTGCTGTCGTCGACGCCGCAGGTCAACCCCGAGCATCGGTTGCAGCGCATCGTCCTCAAGGGCGAGTTGCCGTCGCCGCTGGATCCGCCCTCCGGCTGTGCCTTTCACCGCCGCTGCCCGCACGCTACCGACCGTTGCGTTACGGAACGCCCGGCCCACCGCCCGGTCGAAGGCCGCCGCGTCGCCTGCCACTACGCCGGCGAGATCTGACGGCGCAGCACTAACTTCGCGTCACCAGGGCCACACCGGCGACCGCCATCGCCATGCCGGCGATGGCCATCGGCCCCAGGGTTTCGCCGAACAGGAAGTATGCGATCAGCGCGGTGACGGGTGGGACGAGGTAGAACAGGCTCGCCACCTTGGCCGCCGCGCCGCGGCGAATGATGCCGTAGAGCAGCGTGACGGCGCCGAGCGACAGCACGAGCACCAGCCAGCCCAGCGCGAAAATGAACTCCCCGGTCCATTGCACCGTCATGGTCTCGAACAGCAGCGCCGGAATGGCCATCGCGATGGTCGCGGCGGCGAACTGGATCGCCGCGCCGCTGCGGAGATCCATGCCGGCGCCGTGTCGCTTCTGATGGAGGGTGGCGATGGTGATTCCCAGGAGTGAGCCGAGCGTGAACAACACGCCGACAATGTGGCCCTGCTCGAACTGCAGCTTGTTGGCGACGACCAGGATCACGCCGGCGAGCCCGATGACGAGCCCCGCCCATTGTTTCGCCGTCACCCGTTCGCCCAGGTAGGGGCGGGCGAGCACCGCCGTCAGCACCGGTTGCAGGCCGACGATCAGGGACGCGACACCGGCCGGCATGCCACGATGGATGGCTGAAAAGACGCCGCCGATATAAACGGCGTGGATCAGGACGCCGACCAGCGCCGCGTTGCCCACGTCGGCCCACGTCCGCGGCCACGGCGCGCCGGCCACCGCCGCCACCGCCGCCAGCAGAACGGCTGCGATGGCGAACCGCAGCACCAGAAACGTGAATGGCGGCGCATACGGCAGGCCCAGCTTGGCGCCGATGAAGCCGGTGCTCCACAGCACCACGAACACCGCCGGAGCCGCCAGGATCCAAAGCGGCGGGCGCACGCGATCGGGCTCCGTGACGTGGTTCATGGGCTTCCACCGTTGATCGACCGCGCGGAGGCTAGTCCCTCGCTCGGCGGGGAGCAACGATCTATAACAGGACCGGGAAATGTGACGGAGACGGAGGCGAGCGATGACGTCAACGGCCTCGCGAGGCAGCGGTCGGCGCATCATCGTCATTGCGACCGTCGCGATGCTCGCTCTTGCAGTCCTCTACACCGCCTACTGGCTGCTGCTCGCCGTGTACGTCCGCGCCGGTGCCGAGACGTGGATCGAGTCTCGGCGCAACGAAGGCTACGCCGTTGCCTATGACGATGTCGATGTGGGCGGCTATCCGGGCGCCGTGCGGCTCTCCTTCGAGCGACCGCACGTGACGGTTCCCCCCCGCGAGGGAG
This window encodes:
- a CDS encoding CHAD domain-containing protein gives rise to the protein MATRTAMTRIFTTCMEHWTANEAAAMDGGDPEGVHQLRVGLRRFRSALTLFAPLLPPEQPASIKEDARWAVQELNAARDWDVFLGEMVPPVSAARGEAMFTPLRDAAEAQRARGYDGVGAMLRSERYGAFMARLRVWLTEQAAPHEVESDGPKNDGPKNDGSGDDGSGDDGSGDDGSGDDGPANDAHGSLDAPVTVYAQTTLAKRHKKALKRGKGFDTLTSEQRHRVRIALKKLRYATEFFQSLFPGKRTQTYLARLKRLQDDLGHLNDVAVADRLLRELIAASSDGHKVDLALAAGQVQGWYARGVTILEPDTRRDWSSFRKSKRFWTKRADPSVVES
- a CDS encoding LuxR family transcriptional regulator — translated: MRVSDFIERSNEAETPEQVFELFQTALEDRGYTHVVFAPATAPAQHALAQGDTGPSFTRKANTLQWFEHYMVNHYMDIDPVLLLAPTRRAPFLWRDVEIHQHLSARQRQMMRESRDAGLRSGLSIPIHGPQGESYVVSLASDVDGIDPAPHLRTLQVLAVQFELATSQVRTAAEPLPPAFHLTERERECLTWTARGKSAWAISRILSVSEHTINFHLKSAMKKLGTANRVAAVVLSIRNGLIMP
- a CDS encoding outer membrane protein transport protein, producing MIHDRRFASYRTCVVLAGALGLAVSVASGAALAGAFFIPQQSISGLGRAFAGGAAAATDASTAFSNPAGMTELTRAEATTGASLFNSRLSFSNAGSTAATVGTGGAPVAYGGGDGGNPFAPQVVPNIYLAHPLMDRRLWLGLGITAPYGLALKYDRDWFGRYDSVKSKLTVVNIGPSVAYALDDLVSVGAGIDIQYAHAVLSNAVPDVLRVGGPSAGSDGYSELDGSDWSAGFNAGVLIKPLPSTRIGAHFRSGISHRLDGTSTISGLGGPLAAANGRRIGETDLDLPDIVSLAVAHKVHPGLTLLAEAQWFNWSRFEEIRVKFDDGSPDQVIPQNYDDSIAVSVGFDYALDDDLSLRGGFRYDQTPTVDAFRQTSVPDADSYAVAVGASYAPWDQVVVDLAYYYAWWDDIDIDVNRQFAFAPGVAGAVNVTGAGDSRSHIVGVNLRYRF
- a CDS encoding PhzF family phenazine biosynthesis protein, with translation MPTFPFVTADVFTDRPFGGNPVAVFPNGRGLTERQMQLVAREFNLSETVFVLPPDRPEHTRQLRIFTPAAELPFAGHPTLGAAYVLAAIGEVALQGNQTDIVFEEGVGPVPVRIVAVDDRPVFAQLSVARLPDRGPQPPAASELAAMLSLEPSDFAAEPPEVWSCGVPFTFVALAGLDPLRRARLRRDVWESVLAASAAPAAFMFCRETEREASDIHARMFAPDMGIAEDPATGAAAAALAGYLGSRADRSDRTLRWIVEQGFEMGRPSILEVEADVRNGDTVAVRVGGASVLISRGEMEIPTDV
- the gatB gene encoding Asp-tRNA(Asn)/Glu-tRNA(Gln) amidotransferase subunit GatB translates to MNYVIHGETGDWEVVVGLEIHAQVVSEAKLFSGAATAFGAPPNSQVSLIDAAMPGMLPVVNGHCVEQAVRTGLGLNARINLTSVFERKNYFYPDLPAGYQISQYQHPIVGEGVVVLDMADGSTREVGIERLHMEQDAGKSLHDQDARRTLVDLNRAGVTLMEIVSRPDIRSPEEAGAYVRKLRSIMRTLGTCDGNMEQGSLRCDINVSVRPVGDNALRTRAEIKNVNSVRFIMQAIEHEAERQVAAYESGGTVIQETRLYDPNKGETRPMRAKEFAHDYRYFPDPDLLPLQLTEEQVERLRATLPELPDAKKARFIREHGLSAADAAVLVADRETAAYFEAVAQGRDPKTAANWVVGALFALLNREGLGINDSPVSAEALGRLIDLIDDGTISGRIAKDVFEIMATDGGDPAMIVEQRNLRQISDSGEIEAAIAALVADNPGQVAQYRAGNAKVIGWFVGRVMKATGGKANPQLVNDVLRRYLSQD
- a CDS encoding ABC transporter ATP-binding protein; its protein translation is MPETASLLDNEAAAEAPVLQADALARYYAVGRGVFRKDATLKALDGVSFAVAPGRSLAVVGESGCGKSTLARLITLIEPPTSGSMVLDGTPVPAKNRADRLRLRQSVQMVFQDPYGSLNPRKTVGAILEEPMVINTGKSARERAETARNMMARVGLRPEHYGRYPHMFSGGQRQRIAIARALMLNPKVVVADEPVSALDISVQAQVLNLMMDLQEEFDLAYVFISHDLSVVRHIADEVLVMYLGRPAEQGPNAEIFGRPLHPYTRALLSSTPQVNPEHRLQRIVLKGELPSPLDPPSGCAFHRRCPHATDRCVTERPAHRPVEGRRVACHYAGEI
- a CDS encoding EamA family transporter, whose amino-acid sequence is MNHVTEPDRVRPPLWILAAPAVFVVLWSTGFIGAKLGLPYAPPFTFLVLRFAIAAVLLAAVAAVAGAPWPRTWADVGNAALVGVLIHAVYIGGVFSAIHRGMPAGVASLIVGLQPVLTAVLARPYLGERVTAKQWAGLVIGLAGVILVVANKLQFEQGHIVGVLFTLGSLLGITIATLHQKRHGAGMDLRSGAAIQFAAATIAMAIPALLFETMTVQWTGEFIFALGWLVLVLSLGAVTLLYGIIRRGAAAKVASLFYLVPPVTALIAYFLFGETLGPMAIAGMAMAVAGVALVTRS